A part of Podarcis muralis chromosome 13, rPodMur119.hap1.1, whole genome shotgun sequence genomic DNA contains:
- the LOC114583055 gene encoding olfactory receptor 14A16-like, translating to MFNTTTVTDFVLLEFSEAWELQILHFIIFLVLYLASLMGNLLIISAVASDHHLHRPMYFFLMNLAIQDLGQVSVIVPKSMANSLLNTRQISYSGCVAQILLFNFFISSNFFLLTLMAYDRYVAICNPLYYEMVMNKQAYIQAVACVWISGFLHAVLHTSSTFAAPFCSNVVNQFFCEIPQLLKLACSDLYLIEIGAVMLSFIIGLGCFTFIIVTYVQIFYAVLRIPSVQGRQKAYSTCIPHLTVIFTLFFTGFFAYLRSTSVLNLVFTMVYSMVPPMLNPVIYSMRNKEIKAAMSKLLGFTQSTSSSLF from the coding sequence ATGTTCAATACCACCACAGTGACTGACTTTGTGCTCCTCGAATTTTCAGAGGCTTGGGAACTGCAGATTCTGCACTTCATTATATTTCTAGTATTGTACTTGGCAAGCTTAATGGGGAACCTTCTCATAATTTCTGCAGTAGCTTCTGATCACCACTTGCACAGACCAATGTATTTCTTTTTGATGAACTTGGCTATTCAGGACCTTGGACAAGTTTCAGTTATTGTTCCCAAATCCATGGCCAATTCCCTCTTAAATACTAGGCAAATTTCTTATTCTGGATGTGTAGCTCAGATCCTTTTGTTCAACTTCTTTATATCATCCAACTTCTTCCTTCTCACACTCATGGCTTATGATCGGTATGTTGCCATCTGTAATCCATTGTACTATGAGATGGTGATGAATAAGCAAGCCTACATACAAGCGGTGGCCTGTGTGTGGATCAGTGGTTTTCTCCACGCAGTGCTACACACCAGCAGCACCTTTGCAGCCCCATTTTGCTCCAATGTTGTCAATCAGTTCTTCTGTGAAATTCCACAGTTACTGAAGCTTGCATGCTCAGATTTATACCTAATTGAAATTGGAGCTGTTATGCTGAGCTTTATCATCGGGCTAGGCTGTTTTACCTTCATCATTGTAACTTATGTGCAGATTTTCTATGCAGTGTTGAGAATTCCCTCTGTGCAGGGAAGGCAAAAGGCTTACTCAACTTGCATTCCCCATCTCACTGTCATCTTCACGTTATTCTTTACCGGATTCTTTGCCTACCTGCGGTCTACCTCTGTTCTGAATTTGGTATTTACTATGGTATATTCAATGGTTCCACCCATGCTGAATCCAGTGATTTACAGTATGAGAAACAAAGAGATCAAGGCTGCCATGTCAAAGTTATTAGGTTTTACTCAAAGTACATCATCAAGTCTTTTTTAA